A genomic window from Flavobacterium sp. I3-2 includes:
- a CDS encoding NADH:flavin oxidoreductase/NADH oxidase, whose protein sequence is MSTLFSPLHLKNHTLHNRIVVSPMCQYTAEDGFANNWHLVHLGQYAIGRAAAIIQEATAVCPEGRITFGDLGIWKDGHIEKLSEINHFIKSQGTIPGIQLSHAGRKASTNKPWINRNQFNPNEENGWQTVAPSAIGFNETDNLPIELTIEAIEKIIIQFKEAAKRAVKAGYEIIEIHGAHGYLAHQFFSPLTNLRKDIYGGSFENRVRFILEVVDAVKSELTTQSLWVRLSATDWADGGWTCFETVELCQILKEKGVEVMDISTGGLVRHQEIPVSKNYQVPFAARVKKETNAITGAVGLIDSGNQAEEILQNNEADLIFVAREFLRNPHFVYQAAIDLGEEIPWAPQYERGKE, encoded by the coding sequence ATGTCAACATTATTTTCACCTTTACATTTAAAAAATCACACATTACATAATAGAATTGTTGTTTCACCGATGTGTCAATATACGGCAGAAGATGGTTTCGCGAACAATTGGCATTTGGTTCATCTAGGACAATATGCAATTGGTAGAGCTGCAGCAATCATACAAGAAGCTACTGCAGTTTGTCCAGAAGGCAGAATTACATTCGGAGATTTAGGAATTTGGAAAGACGGGCATATCGAGAAACTTTCAGAAATAAATCATTTCATCAAATCTCAAGGAACTATTCCTGGAATTCAACTTTCGCATGCTGGTCGAAAAGCAAGCACGAATAAACCTTGGATTAACAGAAATCAATTCAACCCCAATGAAGAAAACGGATGGCAAACCGTTGCTCCATCAGCAATTGGGTTTAACGAAACTGATAATCTTCCAATTGAATTAACGATTGAAGCGATAGAAAAAATCATCATACAATTTAAAGAAGCTGCAAAAAGAGCCGTAAAAGCAGGTTATGAAATCATTGAAATTCATGGAGCACATGGCTATTTGGCGCATCAGTTTTTTTCTCCATTAACCAATCTAAGAAAAGATATTTACGGAGGTTCGTTTGAAAATAGAGTTCGTTTTATTTTAGAAGTTGTTGATGCTGTTAAATCAGAGTTAACCACTCAATCGCTTTGGGTTCGTTTATCTGCGACCGATTGGGCAGATGGCGGTTGGACTTGTTTTGAAACGGTTGAACTTTGTCAAATCCTAAAAGAAAAAGGTGTTGAAGTTATGGATATTTCTACCGGCGGATTGGTTCGTCATCAAGAAATTCCGGTTTCTAAAAATTATCAAGTTCCGTTTGCTGCTCGAGTTAAAAAAGAAACCAATGCCATTACAGGTGCAGTTGGATTGATTGATTCAGGAAATCAGGCAGAAGAAATTCTACAAAACAACGAAGCTGATTTGATTTTCGTTGCGAGAGAATTTTTGAGAAATCCGCATTTTGTTTATCAAGCTGCAATAGATTTAGGCGAAGAAATTCCATGGGCACCGCAATACGAACGTGGAAAAGAATAA
- a CDS encoding NADH-quinone oxidoreductase subunit N, with product MNTLIALAGLAVLILVLEIINLRKTIVSLTILGLLAALGFTFCDAQILSENYNNMIVETNFSKMFSSLFIVITIFIVAMGQDFYKETYDKISDYTSLKLFLLIGAVSMVSFGNLTMFFIGLEILSITLYILAGSNPTKIKSNEAGMKYFLLGSFASGFILFGIALIYGATASFDLNTISNALLNPGTPNFLSLGVVLVCIGMLFKIAAFPFHFWAPDVYQGSPTLTTATMSTLAKVAAMATLFKIHSIFASYMSDSFTVLLICLAIATMFVGNIMALKQDNIKRMLAYSGISHAGFMMIALFNTTNATAELFYYAAAYSFASIAAFAIIIAVCKNYKDEKIKHFKGLGKQNPLMAAVFTMALLSMAGIPIFAGFFGKFFLFGSALESGHLELVIFGVINSIISVYYYFKVINAMYSQEAISELPETNHSWIYKTVAVVAILLNIAMGLCPSSILNLF from the coding sequence ATGAATACATTAATTGCATTAGCAGGATTAGCCGTTTTAATATTGGTTTTAGAAATCATAAACCTTCGTAAAACCATTGTTTCTTTAACCATTTTAGGATTATTGGCAGCACTTGGATTTACATTTTGTGATGCGCAAATACTTTCTGAAAACTATAATAACATGATTGTTGAAACGAATTTCAGCAAAATGTTTAGTAGCTTATTTATCGTTATTACGATTTTCATTGTAGCGATGGGACAAGATTTTTATAAAGAAACGTATGATAAAATTTCGGATTATACTTCGTTAAAACTATTCTTATTAATCGGAGCTGTTTCGATGGTTTCTTTCGGAAACTTAACGATGTTTTTTATCGGATTAGAAATCTTATCTATTACACTTTATATTCTAGCAGGAAGTAATCCAACAAAAATTAAAAGTAACGAAGCCGGAATGAAATATTTCCTTTTAGGTTCGTTTGCTTCAGGATTTATCTTATTCGGAATCGCATTAATATACGGAGCAACAGCTTCATTTGATTTAAACACCATTTCAAATGCGTTATTAAATCCAGGAACGCCAAACTTTTTATCGTTAGGAGTTGTTTTGGTTTGCATTGGAATGTTATTTAAAATCGCAGCTTTCCCATTCCATTTTTGGGCACCAGATGTTTATCAAGGTTCGCCAACATTAACAACGGCAACGATGAGTACATTGGCAAAAGTTGCAGCAATGGCAACCTTGTTTAAAATTCACAGCATATTCGCAAGTTATATGTCTGATTCGTTTACCGTGTTATTAATTTGTTTAGCAATTGCAACGATGTTTGTTGGAAATATCATGGCATTAAAACAAGACAACATCAAACGTATGTTGGCTTATTCGGGTATTTCTCACGCCGGATTTATGATGATTGCTTTATTTAACACAACAAATGCAACAGCAGAATTGTTCTATTATGCAGCAGCTTATTCTTTTGCGAGTATTGCCGCATTTGCGATTATCATTGCGGTTTGTAAAAACTACAAAGACGAAAAAATCAAACATTTTAAAGGTTTAGGAAAACAAAATCCATTAATGGCAGCTGTCTTCACAATGGCTTTATTATCGATGGCTGGAATTCCAATCTTTGCAGGATTCTTTGGTAAATTCTTCTTATTTGGTTCGGCATTAGAAAGCGGACATTTAGAATTAGTTATCTTCGGAGTTATCAACTCAATCATCAGCGTTTACTATTATTTCAAAGTAATCAACGCGATGTACTCACAAGAAGCAATTTCAGAATTACCAGAAACCAATCACAGCTGGATTTATAAAACCGTTGCCGTTGTAGCTATTTTACTTAACATCGCAATGGGACTTTGTCCATCTTCAATCTTGAATTTATTCTAA
- a CDS encoding NuoM family protein, giving the protein MNVTFILLTLLIGAILTFVAGKKMALNVAVLTSIVALGLTAFNICEFQNGANVSFQTQWMTKPNIWISLKADGLSLLMVALTTFLTPLILLTAVGKDFKNPHKLFALVLFMAFAMTGTFLAEDGFVYYIFWELALIPIFFIALLWGSDTWEIRKAAIIKFFIYTFAGSLFMLIAFLYLYQKSGSFLLPNLAQISLTADEQTWIFLAFFLAYAIKLPIFPFHTWQANTYEKAPAIGTMLLSGIMLKMGVYSILRWQLPLTPQVNERVLNTVLVLCIIGIIYASLIALRETNLKRLLAYSSMAHVGLIAAGAYTFTQDGMQGAVVQMLAHGIVIVALFFLVEIIYKRYGTYEIKELGGIRAHAIKFTSFFLIFLFASIGLPGTFSFIGEFTLLYSLSQIGWIYAILGGSTIILGAYYMLKMFEDAVLGKTNVKAFTDLNSIEFLVLFVLAVAVIFFGIYPKPITDLLFLFTN; this is encoded by the coding sequence ATGAACGTAACTTTTATCTTACTTACTTTATTAATCGGAGCAATTTTAACTTTTGTTGCCGGTAAAAAAATGGCATTAAACGTCGCGGTACTAACAAGTATAGTTGCCTTGGGTTTAACTGCTTTCAACATTTGTGAATTTCAGAACGGAGCAAATGTTTCGTTTCAAACACAATGGATGACCAAACCAAACATTTGGATTTCGTTAAAAGCAGACGGATTAAGTTTATTAATGGTAGCTTTAACCACTTTCTTAACTCCATTAATTCTTTTAACTGCTGTTGGAAAAGACTTTAAAAATCCGCATAAATTATTCGCTTTAGTTTTATTTATGGCTTTTGCCATGACTGGAACTTTCTTAGCCGAAGACGGATTTGTATATTATATTTTCTGGGAATTAGCATTGATTCCAATTTTCTTTATTGCTTTACTTTGGGGAAGCGATACTTGGGAAATTCGCAAAGCTGCAATCATTAAATTCTTTATTTACACATTTGCAGGTTCGTTATTTATGCTAATTGCATTTTTGTATTTATATCAAAAATCGGGAAGTTTCTTATTACCAAACTTAGCGCAAATCAGCTTGACTGCCGATGAACAAACTTGGATTTTCCTAGCTTTCTTCTTGGCTTATGCCATTAAGTTACCTATTTTTCCATTCCATACATGGCAAGCAAATACCTACGAAAAAGCACCTGCAATCGGAACGATGTTACTTTCGGGAATCATGCTTAAAATGGGAGTTTATTCTATTTTACGTTGGCAACTTCCGTTAACACCTCAAGTAAACGAACGCGTGTTAAATACAGTTTTGGTTTTATGTATTATCGGTATTATTTATGCATCGTTAATCGCATTACGCGAAACCAATTTAAAACGATTATTAGCTTATTCGTCAATGGCGCACGTTGGTTTAATCGCAGCTGGAGCTTACACGTTTACACAAGACGGAATGCAAGGAGCGGTGGTGCAAATGTTAGCACACGGAATTGTAATTGTAGCTTTATTCTTCTTGGTTGAAATCATCTACAAACGATACGGAACTTACGAAATAAAAGAACTTGGTGGAATTCGTGCACACGCAATTAAATTCACTTCATTTTTCTTAATTTTCTTATTCGCTTCGATAGGTTTACCTGGAACTTTCAGTTTCATCGGAGAATTTACCTTGTTATATAGTTTATCTCAAATCGGTTGGATTTATGCAATACTTGGAGGTTCAACTATTATTTTAGGAGCTTACTATATGCTAAAAATGTTCGAAGATGCTGTTTTAGGAAAAACAAACGTAAAAGCATTTACAGATTTAAATAGTATAGAGTTTTTGGTTTTATTCGTTTTAGCAGTTGCGGTTATTTTCTTCGGAATTTATCCAAAACCAATAACCGATTTATTATTTTTATTTACTAACTAA
- a CDS encoding SulP family inorganic anion transporter: MDMISQVQNLKKIDYKVEVLAGLTVAMTMIPESLSFAILAGLSPLVGLYGAVIMGIVTAIFGGRPGLISGGAGATIVVLIALISSHGVEYLFATLVLAGIIQFLVGVFKFGKFIRLIPQPVMYGFLNGLACIIFMSQINQFKIQGTDEWLSGFPLYTMIGLTALTIMVVYFFPKITKKIPTSLVAILVVFAAVFFLNIETKTVADIANIKGSLPSFHIPMVPLTFETLEIIFPYALIMAGVGLIETLLTLTMVDEITNTKGSSNKEAMAQGGANILNGFFGGMGGCAMVAQTFVNLNSGSKTRVSGIIAAVTIMLIILVGAPFIEQIPMAALVGVMMMVSIGTFQWASFKGLRKMPLSDVLISIIVALITIFMHNLALAVLVGVIISALVFAWESSKRIIIKSSLINAETKVYEVSGPLFFGSITSFNDSFAIQDDPETVIVDFKNSRITDMSAIEAVHLLTSKYAKINKKVILKHLSSDSILLLKNAEGIIEVNIDEDPTYKVMP, translated from the coding sequence ATGGATATGATTTCACAGGTTCAAAACCTAAAAAAAATAGATTATAAAGTTGAGGTTTTAGCTGGTTTAACCGTTGCAATGACCATGATTCCTGAATCGTTATCGTTTGCTATTCTTGCTGGCTTGTCGCCATTGGTTGGACTTTACGGAGCTGTGATTATGGGAATTGTAACTGCAATTTTTGGGGGTCGTCCGGGTTTAATTTCCGGTGGAGCAGGAGCAACTATTGTAGTTTTAATCGCTTTAATCAGTTCGCACGGCGTTGAATATTTATTTGCAACTTTGGTTTTAGCCGGAATTATTCAATTTTTAGTTGGAGTTTTTAAGTTTGGGAAATTCATTCGATTGATTCCACAACCTGTAATGTATGGATTTTTGAACGGATTGGCTTGTATCATTTTCATGTCGCAAATCAATCAATTTAAAATTCAAGGTACAGACGAATGGCTTTCGGGTTTTCCGCTTTATACCATGATTGGATTAACCGCTTTAACCATTATGGTTGTTTATTTCTTCCCAAAAATCACTAAAAAAATTCCCACTTCGTTAGTAGCTATTTTGGTTGTTTTTGCTGCCGTTTTCTTTTTGAATATCGAAACGAAAACCGTTGCTGATATTGCAAATATCAAAGGAAGTTTGCCTTCGTTTCATATTCCTATGGTTCCGCTAACTTTTGAAACACTTGAAATTATTTTTCCGTATGCGTTAATTATGGCTGGTGTTGGTCTTATTGAAACTTTGTTGACTTTAACGATGGTTGATGAAATAACCAATACTAAAGGAAGTTCAAATAAAGAAGCGATGGCGCAAGGTGGAGCTAATATTTTGAATGGATTTTTTGGTGGAATGGGTGGCTGTGCTATGGTTGCGCAAACGTTTGTGAATTTAAATTCGGGCTCCAAAACACGTGTTTCTGGAATTATTGCAGCAGTAACCATCATGTTGATTATTTTAGTTGGTGCTCCGTTTATCGAACAGATTCCGATGGCTGCTTTGGTTGGTGTTATGATGATGGTTTCTATCGGAACGTTTCAATGGGCATCTTTTAAAGGGTTACGAAAAATGCCACTTTCAGATGTTTTGATTAGTATCATAGTTGCATTGATTACCATTTTTATGCACAATTTAGCTTTAGCTGTTTTGGTTGGAGTTATTATTTCTGCTTTGGTTTTTGCTTGGGAAAGTTCCAAACGAATCATTATAAAATCAAGTTTGATTAACGCTGAGACTAAAGTTTACGAAGTTTCTGGTCCGCTTTTTTTTGGTTCGATTACTTCGTTTAACGATAGTTTTGCTATTCAAGACGACCCAGAAACTGTAATTGTCGATTTTAAAAATAGTAGAATTACAGATATGAGTGCGATTGAAGCTGTTCATTTATTAACATCGAAATATGCGAAAATAAACAAGAAAGTTATTTTAAAACATTTAAGTTCTGATTCGATTTTGTTGTTAAAAAACGCCGAAGGAATTATCGAAGTAAATATCGATGAAGATCCAACATATAAAGTGATGCCATAA
- a CDS encoding oxygenase MpaB family protein: protein MHIPARHISENSDAFSSYWNPKTSQYFHSKLSKNISLKDADTFVSYYFQVDELGDAIAEEYLVKYGFAQGMGKIHQMIQSYPENLESYSENTQKFLNQIFSVPQWVNQDLIDAGCDFSNRTGTSGLATLRDYSLMGGYESSAINKPLIFTGALKKGAVKRLSDTVVFWVNVTGKNQLKLKGKGFYSVITTRLIHSFSRIMIEKNPEWKSELWGRPLNLWDMLATNLGFSIAYIDGLKKLGLHPTQKEIDGTLNLWKYVGYLIGIPEHLLVDTEQQAVDALFLWSKTQKGPDTDSVALAHSLYTEPKNVTFTNSTLLKNFVYKTNLGYNWEMLGNETCAKLQIPKTKAIYWVKMICSINSIVEKYAFSSENRYKKIVARGYKQQLEVRDLYHQEK from the coding sequence ATGCATATTCCAGCCCGACATATTTCTGAAAATTCAGACGCTTTTTCAAGTTATTGGAATCCGAAAACAAGTCAATATTTTCATTCAAAACTTTCCAAAAACATTTCATTAAAAGATGCTGATACATTCGTTTCATACTATTTTCAAGTAGATGAATTGGGTGATGCTATTGCAGAAGAATATTTAGTTAAATACGGATTTGCACAAGGAATGGGGAAAATTCATCAAATGATACAATCGTACCCAGAAAATTTAGAATCGTATTCAGAAAATACACAAAAATTTTTAAACCAAATATTTTCTGTTCCACAATGGGTAAATCAAGATTTAATCGATGCGGGTTGCGATTTTAGTAACCGTACCGGAACATCCGGATTAGCAACCTTGCGTGATTATTCGTTAATGGGCGGTTATGAATCGTCTGCCATAAACAAACCTTTAATTTTCACAGGCGCTTTGAAAAAAGGAGCGGTTAAACGCTTGTCTGACACCGTGGTTTTTTGGGTAAATGTTACAGGAAAAAATCAATTGAAACTTAAAGGAAAAGGATTTTACAGCGTCATTACTACACGATTGATTCATTCATTTTCTCGCATCATGATTGAGAAAAATCCGGAATGGAAATCTGAACTTTGGGGACGTCCGTTAAACCTTTGGGATATGTTGGCGACCAATCTTGGTTTTTCGATTGCTTATATCGATGGTCTAAAAAAATTGGGCTTACATCCTACCCAAAAAGAAATTGATGGCACATTAAACCTTTGGAAATATGTTGGCTATTTAATCGGAATTCCCGAACATTTGTTGGTAGATACCGAGCAACAAGCCGTCGATGCGTTATTTTTATGGAGCAAAACACAAAAAGGTCCCGATACAGATTCGGTTGCGTTGGCACATTCACTTTACACCGAACCTAAAAATGTTACGTTTACCAATTCTACTTTATTAAAAAATTTTGTGTACAAAACCAACTTGGGCTATAATTGGGAAATGCTCGGAAATGAAACTTGTGCAAAATTACAAATCCCAAAAACCAAAGCAATTTATTGGGTCAAAATGATTTGTTCAATCAATTCGATTGTTGAAAAATATGCCTTTAGTTCCGAAAATAGATACAAAAAAATTGTTGCTCGTGGTTACAAACAACAATTAGAAGTCAGAGATTTATATCATCAAGAAAAGTAA
- the msrB gene encoding peptide-methionine (R)-S-oxide reductase MsrB yields MLNWNNIIGFINRGNPVPDKRIEKTDEEWAEQLTPEQFYVTRKHGTERSFSNDLCRSFDPGLYSCVCCGTLLFDASEKFESGTGWPSFTQPIKQNSIKYIKDISFGMIRVETQCNTCDAHLGHVFPDGPEPSGLRYCMNGEALVKKNHK; encoded by the coding sequence ATGCTAAATTGGAATAACATCATCGGTTTTATAAATAGAGGAAATCCAGTTCCTGATAAAAGAATTGAAAAAACAGATGAAGAATGGGCTGAACAATTAACACCCGAACAATTTTATGTAACTCGTAAACACGGAACAGAACGATCTTTTAGTAATGATTTATGTAGAAGTTTCGATCCAGGATTGTACTCTTGTGTTTGTTGTGGTACTTTGCTTTTCGACGCCTCTGAAAAATTTGAATCAGGTACAGGATGGCCAAGTTTTACACAACCAATAAAACAAAATAGTATCAAGTATATAAAAGACATTTCGTTTGGAATGATTCGAGTTGAAACACAATGTAATACTTGTGATGCGCATTTAGGTCACGTTTTTCCAGATGGTCCAGAACCAAGTGGCTTACGCTATTGTATGAATGGCGAAGCTTTAGTTAAAAAAAATCATAAATAA
- a CDS encoding mechanosensitive ion channel family protein: MKDSLIKVFKSWEFDAEEIGAKLIIAFFILFMFFLIARLSRKIFLKLNANLLSKHPDILNLLSKIIYYIFLVLGYFLFLKIVGLEQYFSKILAGAGIVGIIAGFALKDIASNAFAGLLLFIKKPYVKGDWVQLDGHYGKVELVGWLTTTLSNKTGQEIYISNQLIYSGTFINYSKYKKRRICLQADVQNFIDVPKLKQLLHEETSKFSNLLPNNLINFYVTKIGVDGGFSFELLYWIHFDEGHNFRDSISKALLMINNIGLDNSITIKNITWQSDEEDETSAERFGIGG; this comes from the coding sequence ATGAAGGATTCGTTGATAAAAGTTTTTAAGAGTTGGGAATTTGATGCCGAAGAAATTGGCGCAAAATTAATTATAGCTTTCTTTATCTTATTTATGTTTTTTTTGATTGCTAGACTTTCGCGTAAAATTTTTTTAAAGTTAAATGCTAATCTGTTAAGTAAACATCCTGATATATTAAATTTATTATCAAAAATTATATATTATATTTTCTTGGTTTTAGGATATTTTCTTTTCCTAAAGATTGTTGGTTTAGAACAATATTTTTCTAAAATCCTTGCAGGTGCCGGTATTGTAGGAATTATTGCTGGTTTTGCTTTAAAAGATATTGCTTCGAATGCGTTTGCAGGTTTGTTATTATTTATTAAAAAACCTTATGTAAAAGGTGATTGGGTTCAGCTTGACGGACATTATGGAAAAGTCGAATTAGTTGGATGGCTTACAACAACTTTGTCAAACAAAACGGGGCAAGAAATTTATATTTCAAATCAATTGATTTATAGCGGAACTTTTATTAATTATTCAAAATACAAAAAACGTCGAATTTGTCTTCAAGCCGATGTTCAAAATTTTATCGATGTACCAAAACTTAAGCAATTGTTGCATGAAGAAACTTCAAAGTTTTCGAATCTTTTACCAAATAATTTAATCAATTTTTATGTTACAAAAATTGGAGTAGATGGTGGTTTTTCTTTTGAATTGTTATATTGGATACATTTTGATGAAGGTCATAATTTTAGAGATTCGATAAGTAAAGCACTTTTAATGATTAATAATATAGGTTTAGATAATTCGATAACTATAAAAAATATCACGTGGCAATCTGATGAAGAAGATGAAACTTCTGCTGAAAGATTTGGGATTGGAGGATAG
- the nuoL gene encoding NADH-quinone oxidoreductase subunit L, with translation MDTNILLFALIIPLIGFLINFLFGKKLGKSLSGIIGTATIVISFIISVCLFLQIKDSGEAIRINLFEWFSLKNFKIDFAFYFDQLTALWLLFVTGIGSLIHLYSTSYMKEDENFHKFFAYLNLFIFFMMVLVSGSNLLMMFIGWEGVGLCSYLLIGFWHENRDYNNASKKAFIMNRVGDLGFLVGTFIIIYLFGTIDFVELREQTVMGVTASSFAVLLSFATLALFIGATGKSAQLPLYTWLPDAMAGPTPVSALIHAATMVTAGIFMITRLNFLFDLTPDVQNIIAIIGGITAFMAASIGLMQNDIKKVLAYSTVSQLGLMFMAIGFAAYEIAVFHVITHAFFKACLFLGSGSVIHAIYGEQDMRHMGGLKKYMKITYATFLVSTLAISGIPPLSGFFSKDEILMTAFHNNIPLYVIGSLASIMTAFYMFRLLYLTFFNTFRGTKEQEAHLHESPASMTIPLIVLAILAAVGGLISIPGHSWLNEYLAPVIVNNAASHPHHLGTSEYILMGIAVIGALIGIGLAYNKYIKNKEVPVNDNQVRGIQKVLANKYYLDEIYMAIVVQPINMLGGFFKNVIELLISGIVLFFAKFASEVSYQGKKLQNGNIGLYLFAFVFGVCTMIYYLFIAR, from the coding sequence ATGGATACAAACATACTTTTATTCGCATTGATTATTCCGTTAATAGGTTTTTTAATCAATTTCTTATTCGGAAAAAAATTAGGAAAATCCCTTTCTGGAATCATCGGAACAGCAACAATTGTGATATCATTTATCATTAGCGTTTGTTTATTCCTTCAAATTAAAGATTCGGGAGAAGCCATTCGTATCAACTTATTTGAATGGTTTTCTTTAAAGAATTTCAAAATTGATTTCGCATTTTACTTCGACCAACTTACAGCACTTTGGTTGTTATTCGTAACCGGAATTGGTTCGTTGATTCACTTATATTCAACAAGCTACATGAAAGAAGACGAAAACTTTCATAAATTCTTTGCGTACTTAAACTTATTCATCTTCTTTATGATGGTTTTAGTTTCAGGAAGCAACTTATTAATGATGTTTATCGGTTGGGAAGGTGTTGGTTTATGCTCTTATTTATTGATTGGATTTTGGCATGAAAACCGCGATTACAACAACGCTTCAAAGAAAGCTTTCATCATGAATCGTGTGGGAGATTTAGGTTTCTTAGTAGGAACTTTCATCATCATCTATTTATTCGGAACAATTGATTTTGTTGAGTTAAGAGAACAAACCGTAATGGGCGTAACTGCTTCATCATTCGCTGTTTTATTAAGCTTTGCAACTTTAGCATTATTCATCGGAGCAACGGGTAAAAGTGCGCAATTACCATTATACACTTGGTTACCAGACGCGATGGCAGGTCCAACTCCAGTTTCTGCGTTAATTCACGCAGCAACGATGGTTACTGCCGGAATCTTCATGATTACGCGATTAAACTTCCTTTTCGATTTAACTCCTGATGTTCAAAACATCATTGCAATTATTGGAGGAATCACAGCTTTTATGGCTGCTTCTATCGGATTAATGCAAAACGACATCAAAAAGGTTTTAGCATATTCAACCGTTTCTCAATTAGGTTTGATGTTTATGGCTATTGGATTTGCAGCTTACGAAATTGCCGTTTTTCACGTAATAACTCACGCTTTCTTTAAAGCTTGTTTATTCTTAGGTTCGGGTTCTGTGATTCACGCAATTTATGGAGAACAAGACATGCGTCACATGGGTGGATTGAAAAAATACATGAAAATCACTTATGCAACATTCTTAGTTTCAACTTTAGCAATTTCAGGAATTCCTCCTTTATCAGGATTCTTCTCTAAAGACGAAATCTTAATGACCGCTTTCCATAATAACATTCCTTTATATGTTATTGGTTCGTTAGCTTCTATCATGACGGCTTTCTATATGTTCAGATTATTGTACTTAACTTTCTTTAATACATTCAGAGGAACAAAAGAACAAGAAGCTCATTTACATGAAAGTCCTGCTTCGATGACCATTCCATTAATTGTTTTAGCGATTTTAGCTGCTGTTGGTGGATTGATTTCAATTCCTGGTCACAGTTGGTTAAACGAATATTTAGCTCCGGTGATTGTGAATAATGCTGCTTCGCATCCGCATCATTTAGGAACATCAGAATATATTTTAATGGGAATTGCTGTAATTGGTGCTTTAATCGGAATTGGATTAGCATACAACAAATACATCAAAAACAAAGAAGTTCCGGTTAACGACAATCAAGTTCGTGGAATCCAAAAAGTATTAGCTAATAAATATTATTTAGATGAAATTTATATGGCAATCGTGGTTCAACCTATAAATATGTTGGGTGGATTCTTCAAAAACGTGATAGAGTTACTTATTTCTGGAATCGTACTTTTCTTTGCAAAATTTGCTAGCGAAGTTTCTTACCAAGGAAAAAAATTACAAAACGGAAACATCGGATTGTATTTATTTGCCTTCGTATTCGGAGTTTGTACGATGATTTACTATTTATTCATAGCAAGATAA
- the msrA gene encoding peptide-methionine (S)-S-oxide reductase MsrA, whose amino-acid sequence MKTRTVTLGGGCFWCTEAIFKNTKGVITVKSGYSGGFIKNPPYREICTGRTGHAEVIQITYNSEIISFEELITLHLLTHNPTRLNAQGADKGTQYRSIIFFNNQTEKDIIHKIIQILQEQFDKPIVTEIKKFEVFYEAEERHQNYYFQNTDAPYCQAIISPKLAKFKKNFSNYFKN is encoded by the coding sequence ATGAAAACGAGAACAGTAACATTAGGTGGTGGATGCTTTTGGTGTACAGAAGCAATCTTCAAAAACACTAAAGGTGTAATAACTGTAAAGAGTGGATACAGCGGAGGTTTTATAAAAAACCCACCTTATAGAGAAATTTGTACCGGTAGAACCGGACATGCCGAAGTAATTCAAATCACTTACAATTCAGAAATTATTTCTTTTGAAGAACTCATTACACTACATTTATTAACTCATAATCCAACAAGATTAAATGCACAAGGTGCAGATAAAGGAACACAATATAGAAGTATTATTTTTTTTAACAATCAGACTGAAAAAGACATCATTCACAAAATTATTCAAATACTTCAAGAACAATTTGACAAACCAATTGTTACAGAAATTAAAAAATTTGAAGTATTTTATGAAGCTGAAGAACGTCATCAGAATTATTATTTTCAAAATACAGATGCTCCATATTGTCAAGCTATAATCTCTCCTAAATTAGCAAAATTCAAGAAAAATTTTTCTAATTATTTTAAAAATTAG
- the nuoK gene encoding NADH-quinone oxidoreductase subunit NuoK → MENVLQIIGIENYIYLAILLFSVGVFGILYRRNAIVMFMSIEIMLNAANLLLVAFSNYHQDPQGQVFVFFTMAVAAAEVAIGLAILVSIYRHIGSIDIDKLKNLKG, encoded by the coding sequence ATGGAGAACGTTTTACAAATCATCGGAATTGAAAACTACATCTATTTAGCTATTTTACTATTTAGTGTAGGCGTTTTCGGAATCTTATATCGCCGAAACGCAATCGTTATGTTTATGTCAATTGAGATTATGTTAAATGCAGCCAACTTACTTTTAGTTGCATTTTCTAACTACCATCAAGATCCGCAAGGACAAGTTTTTGTATTCTTTACCATGGCAGTTGCTGCCGCAGAAGTTGCTATTGGATTAGCCATCTTGGTATCGATTTACAGACATATTGGTTCAATTGATATTGATAAATTAAAAAACTTAAAAGGCTAA